CCCAGTAGATGATTAGATGATTAGGGAAGGGACCAGGGCTGAATCAGTCCCAGTGGTTGCAATTGAGGTGATATGCTCATTAGGTGGTGGTACAGCTGTAGGACTCCTCAGGGTGTGCAGGTCAATTGAGTCATCCATTGTTAAGATCTGATGAAATATGTGTAACAATATTCAGTCTCAAGAGATGTGCAAGATCCTGGTACAAGCAAGAGTTATGTGAGTATGAGTACCACTCAAATTAAACAGCACTCCAATACATCATTCAAGACAATACTTTTGCATGATATGTATAGAATAAAATTGATTGCTACAATAAGACTATGCCATCTTTTTATCCTTAGGTACTGTTTTGAGATCTGATGGGACTTTGACCCAGGAAACCATTGGCAGCACTAACTACTGCTTTGAGGCCACTTGCTGTGATATCAGCATCAACACCAACACCCCAGAATCCCCCTTGAGTCTTGTCCTTTGCATCCACATTTGCAGGGATCAGCTCAACATATGTTGCAGCCTTCACATCAGACCCAGCACCCACAGCATGCTCAGTATATTCTCGGACAGACAGCACAATACCAAGGTCACTCTCAAGGGCATTGAGGAATGATGAGAGTGGGCCATTGCCTTCGCCAACAATCTCATGTGATTTCCCATCAACTAAAACCTTGGCTGTAAGGCGTTTCGACATTGAAGGCAGGTTCCTATCAAGACTTCGGTCTGGGCTAGGCTCTGCCACACCACTTGAAAGACTGAGGGGGGGCATGCGTGTTTGGGATCGAGATCGAGTTGGGGAAAGGTCAGGTGTCCCAGTTACAGATGGTGCTTgtgaagagagaagatcaaCTGTGACAAAAGACTTGAGGACAAGTCGCCCATCATAAATCGAACCACCAAGGTGGTAAGTCTGACGAAAAGCAGTGGTGATATCTTTGGAGgtcatctcctttccagTTGCCTCAGAACACTCTTGAACAACCTTATAGAAGGCAATCTGCATCCTTCGAGGAAGGTCAAGGGAAAGTGCAGACTTGACAATATAGGCAATGCTATATTTTGAGATCAGTCAGCAAAAACCTATTACTTGATGGAATAGCCACTACTCACCCCCCTTTACCAGACTGAGAGTTGACACGGATCACAGCCTCATATGTACACCCAATATCTGCAGGATCGATAGGAAGATATGGCATGCTCCACACATTGTCTCCAGCATGGTTCCTTTTAGCCTGGGCCTCGAACCCCTTCTTGATGGCATCTTGATGACTACCAGAGAACGCTGTGAAGACAAGCTCACCGGCATATGGATGGCGAGGATGCACAGGCAGACCAGTACACTCTGTCACAGTGTCAATGACAGAAAACATGTCTGAGAAGTCAAGATGGGGACTGATGCCTTGAGAATAGCAGTTGAGAGCAAGGGTAACAAGATCCACATTGCCAGTGCGTTCGCCATTACCAAGCACAGTCCCTTCAATACGATCAGCGCCAGCAAGGACACCGAGTTCAGCAGCTGCTACTGCACAGCCTGAAAGACCAGATAAGCCAGGCATATGGTACCGATATCACTCCACGTACCTCTATCATTGTGAGTGTGGAGACTGATGATGCACTTGTCTCTCTCCGAGATGGAATTACAGAAAATTTCAACCTATAAAGTATTAGCTCTACCCTGAACGATTTCATCTATGATGTCTACTCACTTGGTCGGCAAAGCAATTAGGAGTTGCAACTTCAACCGTGGCTGggaggttgaagatgattcgctcttctttgcGACCGTCCGCCCAAACACTTCTTTGCCCACCAAGCCAAGCTTTTTTCACGGACTCGCACACCTCTACAGCATAAGGCGTCTCGGTTTGAGAGAATGTTTCAGGGGAGTATTCATAGCGGAAACTAGTACCGTGCGACTCAGCGTATTTTTCTGCGAGCTGGCGAATAAGAATAGTATGTTCCGTGGCAAGCCTAGACCGGTCAGCAATTATTAAATCAGAGGGTACTTACTTGATTGTTTCATCTCGATCGTTGTTAAAGACCACTTCTCGGAACAAACAAGATGTGGCATTGTACATATGGACGATAACGTGTTTGAGACCAGCGACGGCTTCAAATGTTCGCTTGATAAGGTCTGCTCGCGCAGGAGTGAGTACCTGTGACAGAGTGTTAGCATTGATTGATCTCTGTCAGGGGATACATTGACTCGCCTGAATCCAGACATCATCTGGGACCTCCTTGCGATCGATCAACTCCCGGACGAAGTTATAATCCGTTTCAGATGCCGCGGGATAAGCGACTTCGATTTCCTTGAAGCCTAGCTGCACAAGATGTCGGAAAAAGCGCAGCTTCTGCTGGTTGGTCATAGCTGTTAATACTTTTAGCATCTTTGTCTGAATGGCCAACAAAATCACGTACGATTGGCGAGACTTTGGTTCCCGTCTCGAAGATCAGTACTCAGCCAAATAGGGGCCTTCTTATGAGTTTTATCCGGCCATGTACGATTGGGGAACGGAACAGGCTGGAAAGGGAGATAGCGTTTGGAGGGGTCGGAGCTGCCAATCAGTGTTAGTTTGTTCAGGCAAACGACAAGTAACTCAGATGGAAAAGCCATAGGTTGCTTACAGCATAGGCATTGCGGCAAAGATTTCTGGTTCTGTTTTGAATGGAACTGTGTATAGTATCTTTGTTGCTTTTGGTTTAGAAAGTGGAGTTGGGGATGCGATGGAGACGAAAACGGCGGAAAGGATACTCTCGCCGACTCTATTATGAGTTAAGATGCCCGACGAGGAGTCGATTCAATTTCGAAATAAGGTACGAGTCACGTGACGGGCTCTTCCTCAGTGATGACGCATATGCAAATGGCGTGGCGAACCGACAGTTATTATACTAAATACTACTCGTATATACTACGTACGTCTTGTAGGCCTGACCTCGACAGGCGTTTTGGCCGGTCTCCGGGGGCTTACGTTGAGCCTCGCCGAGGTTTACTAAAAATACTTAACTTTAAATTATGCTGATTGCAGACAGGCCTTGTAAATGTTTTCGTTCCCTACGCTATCGATGGGAAATTCAAACACCCGATTCTCGTGCAAGATCATGGTATACTCATACTATCAGGACCCATTACTAGAAATAGGGTTCCAACGATAGAAAGGATATTAGctgaaaggaagaaggttgaaggaaaaggagtcGGGCCGAGTAGAGAGACGACTGGAATTGCAGGTACTCGGTGATTATAAGAGTGATAGGCgtggtgaggatggaggtataTACGTCCAATACATATGAGAATTGATCCTTAAGAGATTTTCGGAGGGTATGAAGAGGTTTATATACATTGTGCCTCACAGGCCTCACACATACACCACTACTACTTCATTTCGTCTATATTGATTCCACAAGATTGGACAAAAGATACACTATTTGGACCATCGTTGTTATGGCAAGAGCGATTCCGTCCAGATTATAGACTGTTGGAATCATCAAAATGCATATCAGACACAGATAATTTACTAGGAAGCGCGCTGCAGTACTTCGAAGGATATTTATACAATGGCAAGCATTTAAGCATCCGTGACTAAACAATAAGTTAGCTCATCTGCTCTATATTAACACAAATGACCATTTGCGCACCACATCCATGAGAAGCGTCGGTAACAGCTCGGGCGTACTTGAGCAACGTGCCGCTAGTGACCTTGAGAGGAGGGGCAACCCagctctcctttctccgGGCCATCTCCTCGTCGGATACGTCCACGGACAAGGTGTTACCAACGGCATCAATATGAATGATATCGCCGTCTTGAACCAAAGCAATAGGTCCTCCGACCTGAGCCTCTGGAACGACATGGCCAACAACAAAGCCATGAGAACTATGATCTTTAGCTCACTTCCTGATTCAGTGACTTACCCTCCGCTAAATCGCCCATCAGTCAAACAAGCGACATCATAACCGAGGCCAGCGCCCATAATCAAACTGGTGGGCTTGAGCATTTCAGGCATACCTACCAATTAGCGCAAGATTCTTCAAAGATTAGACTCACCAGGTCCGCCCTTGGGGCCGAGGTATCTCAAGACAACAACAgttttctctcccttcttgatgGAGCCGCTTTCGACGGCCTTAACGAAgctctcctcatcatcaaaggCCCGGCATTTACCAGTAAAGCGCAGGCCTTCTTTACCAGTAATCTTAGAGACAGCACCTCCAGGAGCGAGGTTACCGCGCAGGATTCTATAACACCATTAGAACCTGTCTTCCACGACTTTACAACCAAAAGCAACTTACCGAATGTGTCCAGTAGACTTAAGAGGATCATTGAGAGGTCTCAGAATCTTTTGTCCTTCCCACTTGCTGCCATGCTTCTCCACCCAGCGGTCACAGTTTTCTCCAAGAGTCTTACCGGTGATGGTCATCTCGTCACCCGTCATAAGTCCGTTTTTGATCAGATAGTGAATGACAGAAGGGGTGCCACCAATGGTATTGATGTCTTCCATGACATACTTACCACTGGGCTTAAGGTCGGCGAGCAAAGGCACTCGATCGGAGACCGCTTGGAAATCGTCAATGGTAAGGTTGATACCGACCGAGCGAGCGATGGCAATCAAATGGAGAACAACGTTGGTAGATCCACCAAGCGCCATGGTAAGAGCCTAGATATGAGCGCATGTCTTTTTGATGTGACTCACCATCGCATTTTCGAAAGCCTGCCTGGTCATGATTTGTCTAGGGAGAAGGTTGTCTTCCAAAATTTTGCGCATAGTTTCGCCAACAGCGTCACATTCCGCGTGCTTTTCAGGATATTCCGCagggaaagatgacgatCCGGGAAGAGTCATACCTAAGGCTTCGGATGCCGATGCGATTGTGTTGGCAGTGTACATCTTGAAGCAATCAGCAGCATAAGCGTCTAAATCCCATAGAACTCACGCCTCCACAGGCTCCAGGACCAGGACATGCGTTTCGAATAGTATTATAGCGGGTCTTCTCAGCCTCGGGTGTTTGACCTTCTTGGAGATATCGTCCATAACTTTGGAAAGCTGACACAATGTCGAGCACCTCTCCGTTACAAGAGCCAGGACGGATGGTACCGCCATAAACCATCATACTGGGTCGATTAAGTCGACCGAGAGCAATCAAGGTACCAGGCATGTTTTTGTCACAACCAGGCAAGACGACCATACCATCAAGCCAATGGCCACCAGCAGCCGTCTCAACAGAGTCGGCAATGAGGTCACGAGATTGCAGGGAGTAAGACACTGGTTGTCAGTCCTGGCGGTTTCGGGATGGTACTCACTTCCAGAGGTACCCATACTGATACCGTCAGAGACACCAACAGTACCAAATTGGTAACCAATGATGCCAGCGTTCATAAGAGacttcttcaccctctgACCAAGGCCCAAGATGTGTCGATTGC
The Cryptococcus tetragattii IND107 chromosome 11, whole genome shotgun sequence DNA segment above includes these coding regions:
- a CDS encoding 2-isopropylmalate synthase, with the protein product MPMLSDPSKRYLPFQPVPFPNRTWPDKTHKKAPIWLSTDLRDGNQSLANPMTNQQKLRFFRHLVQLGFKEIEVAYPAASETDYNFVRELIDRKEVPDDVWIQVLTPARADLIKRTFEAVAGLKHVIVHMYNATSCLFREVVFNNDRDETINFRYEYSPETFSQTETPYAVEVCESVKKAWLGGQRSVWADGRKEERIIFNLPATVEVATPNCFADQVEIFCNSISERDKCIISLHTHNDRGCAVAAAELGVLAGADRIEGTVLGNGERTGNVDLVTLALNCYSQGISPHLDFSDMFSVIDTVTECTGLPVHPRHPYAGELVFTAFSGSHQDAIKKGFEAQAKRNHAGDNVWSMPYLPIDPADIGCTYEAVIRVNSQSGKGGIAYIVKSALSLDLPRRMQIAFYKVVQECSEATGKEMTSKDITTAFRQTYHLGGSIYDGRLVLKSFVTVDLLSSQAPSVTGTPDLSPTRSRSQTRMPPLSLSSGVAEPSPDRSLDRNLPSMSKRLTAKVLVDGKSHEIVGEGNGPLSSFLNALESDLGIVLSVREYTEHAVGAGSDVKAATYVELIPANVDAKDKTQGGFWGVGVDADITASGLKAVVSAANGFLGQSPIRSQNST